The following are encoded in a window of Amycolatopsis lexingtonensis genomic DNA:
- a CDS encoding creatininase family protein, producing MTDLFPLATTADEQARRASVAVLPVGSFEQHGAHLPLATDAVIAATLAKAVAEAYPVLHLPPITISCSHEHAGWAGTVSISARTLHAVVTDVAESLAASGVGRLVLVNGHGGNYVLSNVVQEAGGTMALFPGVADWQAAHTAAGLRTSLDDDMHAGELETSLLLHAHPHLVRPGYEAADHLTDREHLLTRGLRAYTESGVVGRPSLASAAKGHVLLDTLVQRFAGVLDALGA from the coding sequence ATGACCGATCTGTTCCCGCTCGCGACCACCGCCGACGAGCAGGCGCGGCGGGCATCGGTCGCGGTGCTGCCGGTGGGCAGCTTCGAGCAGCACGGCGCGCACCTCCCCCTGGCCACCGACGCGGTGATCGCGGCGACCCTCGCGAAGGCCGTTGCCGAGGCGTACCCGGTGCTCCACCTGCCGCCGATCACGATCTCGTGCTCGCACGAACACGCGGGGTGGGCCGGCACGGTGAGCATCTCGGCCCGCACGCTGCACGCCGTGGTCACCGACGTCGCCGAGTCGCTCGCGGCGTCCGGGGTCGGCCGGCTCGTGCTGGTCAACGGGCACGGCGGCAACTACGTACTGTCCAATGTGGTCCAGGAGGCGGGCGGCACGATGGCGCTGTTCCCCGGCGTCGCGGACTGGCAGGCGGCGCACACCGCGGCCGGCCTGCGGACGTCGCTGGACGACGACATGCACGCGGGCGAACTGGAGACGTCGCTCCTGCTGCACGCGCACCCGCACCTGGTCCGGCCCGGCTACGAGGCGGCCGACCACCTCACCGACCGGGAGCACCTGCTGACGCGGGGCCTGCGGGCGTACACGGAGTCGGGCGTGGTCGGCCGTCCGTCGCTGGCCAGCGCGGCCAAGGGGCACGTCCTGCTGGACACCCTGGTCCAGCGGTTCGCCGGCGTGCTCGACGCGTTAGGCGCCTGA
- the ribA gene encoding GTP cyclohydrolase II yields MTASDVIGDVPHRPVVERVVDTRLPTRYGTFRAVGYLDDTGTEQVALVHGEISELGTLTRVHSECLTGDVFASMHCECGDQLAAALDRIVEEGSGVLVYVQGHEGRGIGLLAKLKAMRLQDEGLDTVDANVALGLPIDARDYHAAAGILQDLGVRSVRLLSNNPEKVEQLTRYGIRISERVPLLVPPNPENLRYLRTKAERMAHLLPHLDQAFSGA; encoded by the coding sequence ATGACAGCAAGCGACGTCATCGGGGACGTGCCGCACCGCCCTGTGGTGGAGCGGGTGGTCGACACCCGGCTGCCGACCCGGTACGGGACCTTCCGCGCGGTCGGCTACCTGGACGACACGGGTACCGAGCAGGTCGCGCTGGTGCACGGCGAGATCAGTGAGCTGGGGACGCTGACCCGCGTGCACAGCGAATGCCTGACCGGCGACGTCTTCGCCTCGATGCACTGCGAGTGCGGCGACCAGCTGGCGGCGGCGCTGGACCGGATCGTCGAGGAGGGCTCCGGCGTGCTGGTCTACGTCCAGGGCCACGAGGGCCGCGGCATCGGCCTGCTCGCGAAGCTGAAGGCGATGCGGCTGCAGGACGAAGGCCTCGACACGGTCGACGCGAACGTGGCGCTCGGCCTCCCGATCGACGCCCGCGACTACCACGCGGCGGCGGGCATCCTGCAGGACCTGGGCGTCCGGTCGGTGCGGCTGCTGTCGAACAACCCGGAGAAGGTCGAACAGCTGACGCGCTACGGAATCCGGATCAGCGAGCGGGTCCCGCTGCTGGTTCCGCCGAACCCGGAGAACCTGCGGTACCTCCGCACGAAGGCCGAGCGGATGGCTCACCTGCTCCCGCACCTGGACCAGGCTTTCTCAGGCGCCTAA
- a CDS encoding serine/threonine-protein kinase has translation MLVESRRIRDRYRLLEPIGGGAMGTVWRAQDEKLDRTVAIKELLLPHDHDEHRTEEAKNRAMREARIAARLQHSHAITVFAVLEEEDRPWLIMEYLPSKSFAVLVREEPATVDDAIRVGAQISSALAGAHRVGVVHRDVKPANILVAEDGTAKITDFGISRAIGDVKLTATGEIAGTPAYLAPEVARGEDASFAADVFSLGATLYAAVEGKPPYGTADNPIALLYKASSGEIEPPEKSGRLTPLLLRMLASDPAERPSMDEVERELVALLPDAEPGESVLAATVPETEPPALPPVPAAVTVPAGEVAAVSPGARRGMIAVGAGAALLCVAVVVAILLVVRQKPPADNAAPQASVPPPTSASGTPSAAPPPAPTSTSETPTTTAPPTSTPVSSVASTKTAAEALSAYYALLPNNTAEAWNLLTERFKASRKQTLATYQSFWRQYKSVTADSVREISPGRVTARVLYDGGKPETDTFTLVQEGGVWKIDAQS, from the coding sequence ATGCTCGTGGAAAGTCGCCGGATCCGCGATCGGTACCGGCTGCTCGAGCCGATCGGCGGCGGCGCGATGGGCACGGTGTGGCGAGCCCAGGACGAAAAGCTCGACCGCACCGTGGCGATCAAGGAACTCCTGCTGCCCCACGACCACGACGAGCACCGCACGGAAGAAGCGAAGAACCGCGCGATGCGCGAGGCGCGGATCGCCGCCCGGCTGCAGCATTCCCACGCGATCACCGTGTTCGCCGTCCTCGAAGAGGAGGACCGGCCGTGGTTGATCATGGAATACCTGCCGTCGAAGAGTTTCGCCGTCCTGGTCCGCGAGGAGCCGGCGACGGTGGACGACGCCATCCGCGTCGGCGCGCAGATCAGTTCCGCGCTGGCGGGCGCGCACCGCGTCGGAGTCGTGCACCGCGACGTGAAGCCGGCCAACATCCTGGTCGCCGAGGACGGAACGGCGAAGATCACCGACTTCGGCATCTCCCGCGCGATCGGTGACGTCAAGCTGACGGCCACCGGCGAGATCGCCGGCACGCCCGCGTACCTCGCGCCCGAAGTGGCCCGGGGTGAGGACGCGAGCTTCGCCGCCGACGTCTTCTCCCTCGGCGCGACGCTGTACGCGGCGGTCGAAGGGAAGCCGCCGTACGGCACGGCGGACAACCCGATCGCCTTGCTCTACAAGGCGTCCAGCGGCGAGATCGAGCCGCCGGAGAAGTCGGGCCGGCTGACGCCGCTGCTGCTGCGGATGCTCGCTTCCGACCCGGCCGAACGGCCGTCGATGGACGAGGTCGAGCGGGAGCTGGTCGCGCTGCTGCCGGACGCGGAGCCCGGCGAGTCGGTGCTCGCGGCGACGGTCCCCGAGACCGAACCGCCCGCGCTGCCGCCGGTGCCCGCCGCGGTCACCGTGCCCGCGGGCGAGGTCGCCGCGGTGTCCCCGGGCGCGCGCAGGGGCATGATCGCCGTCGGGGCGGGCGCGGCGCTGCTGTGCGTCGCGGTCGTGGTGGCGATCCTGCTGGTCGTGCGCCAGAAGCCGCCGGCCGACAACGCGGCACCGCAAGCGTCGGTACCGCCGCCCACCTCGGCTTCGGGCACCCCGTCGGCGGCCCCGCCCCCGGCGCCGACGTCCACGTCGGAAACACCCACCACGACGGCCCCGCCCACCTCGACGCCGGTGTCGAGCGTGGCTTCGACGAAGACCGCGGCCGAAGCCCTCAGCGCCTACTACGCGTTGCTCCCGAACAACACAGCGGAGGCGTGGAACCTGCTCACGGAACGCTTCAAGGCGTCGCGCAAGCAGACGCTGGCGACCTACCAGAGTTTCTGGCGCCAGTACAAGTCGGTGACGGCGGACAGCGTGCGGGAGATCAGCCCCGGCCGGGTCACCGCGCGCGTCCTCTACGACGGCGGCAAGCCGGAGACCGACACGTTCACCTTGGTCCAGGAAGGCGGCGTCTGGAAGATCGACGCCCAGAGCTGA
- a CDS encoding inositol monophosphatase family protein yields MTEHAALLAVAREAVAKATGIVRSRPTFSVSAKGDRDLVTDVDTAVEDALREFLAAETPEIGFLGEERGRSGADGGRWWALDPIDGTANFARGIPLCGISLALVDGEHSTVAAIALPYLGVTYTAARGEGAFANGERVGASRATELSDAMIAMGDFAIGELAEEKNRARLSLLTDLGARAQKIRMLGTAAIDLSWVADGKLDAALILSNNPWDTMAGVLLVREAGGAVVDRDGSEHTVGSAATIAVGAGLRKEIVDALDRAFGVVR; encoded by the coding sequence ATGACCGAGCATGCCGCACTGCTGGCCGTCGCGCGCGAAGCCGTGGCGAAGGCGACCGGGATCGTCCGGTCGCGCCCGACCTTTTCCGTTTCCGCGAAAGGCGATCGCGACCTGGTGACCGACGTCGACACCGCCGTCGAGGACGCGCTGCGGGAGTTCCTCGCCGCGGAAACCCCCGAAATCGGCTTCCTCGGCGAGGAGCGCGGCCGCAGCGGCGCGGACGGCGGGCGCTGGTGGGCCCTCGACCCGATCGACGGCACCGCGAACTTCGCCCGCGGGATTCCGCTCTGCGGGATTTCCCTGGCGCTGGTGGACGGCGAGCACAGCACGGTCGCCGCGATCGCCCTGCCGTACCTCGGAGTCACCTACACCGCCGCGCGCGGCGAAGGTGCTTTCGCGAACGGAGAGCGGGTCGGTGCGTCGCGCGCGACCGAGCTGTCCGACGCGATGATCGCGATGGGTGACTTCGCGATCGGCGAACTCGCCGAAGAGAAGAACCGCGCGCGGCTGTCGTTGCTGACCGACCTCGGCGCGCGGGCGCAGAAGATCCGGATGCTGGGCACCGCGGCGATCGACCTCTCCTGGGTCGCGGACGGAAAGCTCGACGCCGCACTGATCCTGTCCAACAACCCGTGGGACACCATGGCGGGTGTGCTGCTCGTGCGCGAGGCAGGCGGTGCCGTCGTCGACCGTGACGGCAGCGAGCACACGGTCGGTTCCGCGGCGACGATCGCCGTCGGCGCCGGGCTGCGCAAGGAGATCGTGGACGCACTTGATCGAGCGTTCGGGGTTGTTCGTTAG